One stretch of Pseudomonas fluorescens Q2-87 DNA includes these proteins:
- a CDS encoding serine hydrolase domain-containing protein, with the protein MLKGWFLIPLLIFTLNTHAEDWPGEQWPTGPTPSGAAIEALESYAFAPRDDATRQGIRTDALLVIQDGRLVYERYAGPTSAETPHLTWSISKSLLATVFGAAYGEQLFGLQDPVVRYYPALEKHPDMTLADLFHWASGLDWQEDYEYAPLNSSVVAMLYTRGRRDMAAFTAQHESFGPPGQVFRYSSGDSNLLAAALKTIVGPVRYPDYPWTALFEPLAIRHATWETDARGTFVGSSYAYLTARDLARVGLLMQRDGRWGERQLIPKAWVAFNREPFVHFQAGQDEAVPGGHWWLNRAADPAIHPWPDAPEDTFAALGHWGQALYIIPSAKLVIVRYGDDRDGRYRHNELLKRVMAAFAGQVRR; encoded by the coding sequence ATGCTCAAAGGCTGGTTCCTGATCCCGCTCCTGATATTCACCCTCAATACCCATGCCGAAGACTGGCCCGGTGAGCAATGGCCAACCGGCCCGACCCCCAGCGGCGCGGCCATCGAGGCCTTGGAGAGTTACGCCTTCGCCCCCCGGGACGACGCCACCCGCCAAGGCATCCGCACCGACGCGCTGCTGGTGATCCAGGACGGTCGGCTGGTCTACGAGCGCTACGCTGGACCGACCAGCGCCGAGACCCCACACCTGACCTGGTCCATCAGCAAAAGCCTGCTGGCGACGGTGTTCGGTGCGGCCTACGGTGAACAGCTGTTCGGCCTGCAAGATCCGGTCGTGCGTTACTACCCAGCGTTGGAAAAGCACCCGGACATGACCCTGGCCGATCTGTTCCACTGGGCCTCGGGCCTGGATTGGCAGGAAGACTACGAATACGCGCCGCTCAACTCCTCGGTGGTGGCGATGCTGTATACCCGGGGACGGCGCGACATGGCGGCGTTTACCGCGCAGCATGAAAGCTTCGGCCCGCCGGGACAGGTGTTCCGTTATTCCAGTGGCGACAGCAACCTGTTGGCGGCAGCTCTGAAGACCATCGTCGGCCCGGTGCGCTATCCCGATTACCCCTGGACGGCGCTGTTCGAACCCCTGGCCATTCGTCACGCCACGTGGGAAACCGATGCCCGCGGCACGTTCGTCGGTTCTTCCTACGCCTACCTCACGGCGCGAGACCTGGCGCGTGTAGGGCTGTTGATGCAGCGGGACGGCCGCTGGGGCGAGCGGCAGCTGATCCCCAAGGCCTGGGTCGCGTTCAACCGCGAGCCTTTCGTGCATTTCCAGGCCGGCCAGGACGAAGCCGTGCCGGGCGGCCATTGGTGGCTCAATCGCGCAGCTGACCCGGCCATCCACCCATGGCCCGATGCGCCGGAGGATACCTTCGCCGCGCTGGGTCATTGGGGCCAGGCGTTGTACATCATCCCCAGCGCCAAACTGGTGATCGTGCGTTACGGCGACGACCGCGACGGCCGCTACCGCCACAACGAACTGCTCAAGCGAGTCATGGCGGCTTTCGCCGGGCAGGTGCGGCGATG
- the olsB gene encoding L-ornithine N(alpha)-acyltransferase, translated as MTQIARISDTGNDRRLQAERLIGAQALQEAQALRFNVFSGEFNAKLKGAEMGLDMDDYDVHCAHIGVRDLNTGRLVATTRLLDHQAASSLGRFYSEEEFSLNGLVHLKGPILEIGRTCVDPAYRNGGTIAVLWGELAEVLNEGGYSYLMGCASIPMQDGGIQAQAIMQRLRERYLCTEYLQAVPKKPLPSLDVPSNVIAEMPPLLKAYMRLGAKICGEPCWDEDFQVADVFILLKRDELCPRYARHFKAAV; from the coding sequence ATGACCCAGATCGCCCGCATCAGCGACACCGGCAATGACCGCCGCCTGCAAGCCGAACGCCTGATCGGCGCCCAAGCCTTGCAAGAAGCCCAGGCCCTGCGCTTCAACGTCTTCAGTGGCGAATTCAACGCCAAGCTCAAGGGCGCGGAAATGGGTCTGGACATGGATGACTACGATGTTCACTGCGCCCACATCGGCGTTCGCGACCTGAACACCGGCCGCCTCGTGGCGACCACCCGCCTGCTCGACCACCAGGCCGCCAGCAGCCTGGGCCGGTTCTACAGCGAAGAAGAATTCAGCCTCAACGGCCTGGTTCACCTCAAAGGGCCCATCCTGGAAATCGGCCGCACCTGCGTCGACCCGGCCTACCGCAATGGCGGCACCATCGCCGTGCTCTGGGGCGAATTGGCCGAAGTGCTGAACGAAGGCGGCTACAGCTACCTGATGGGCTGCGCGAGCATCCCGATGCAGGACGGCGGCATCCAGGCCCAGGCAATCATGCAGCGCCTGCGCGAACGCTACCTGTGCACCGAATACCTGCAAGCCGTACCGAAAAAACCGTTGCCGAGCCTGGACGTGCCGTCCAACGTCATCGCCGAAATGCCACCCCTGCTCAAGGCCTACATGCGCCTGGGCGCGAAGATTTGCGGCGAACCGTGCTGGGATGAGGACTTCCAAGTGGCCGATGTCTTCATCCTGCTCAAGCGCGACGAACTCTGCCCGCGCTACGCCCGCCACTTCAAGGCGGCCGTGTGA
- a CDS encoding lysophospholipid acyltransferase family protein, which yields MSRLRVYARIARVLLVVTLGLSMASVFGLFERLGVANSMVRRQRWSRFFMARLSRALPFSVTVHGQLPQRPMLWVSNHVSWTDIPLLGMLTPLSFLSKAEVRTWPVAGWLAAKAGSLFIRRGSGDSQLIRKQMSRHLEQAHPLLMFPEGTTTDGRSLRTFHGRLLSAAIDADVALQPVAIRYLRNGEPDSLAPFIGDDDLLSHLMRLFANDRGDVHIHLLQPIACHGQERAALAFQAQQAVHKALFGVTPEKQQAPVRPAAIAA from the coding sequence ATGAGCCGGTTGCGGGTGTACGCGCGCATCGCGCGGGTATTGCTGGTGGTGACGCTGGGCCTGAGCATGGCCAGTGTGTTCGGGCTGTTCGAGCGCCTGGGAGTGGCCAATTCCATGGTCCGCCGCCAGCGTTGGTCACGGTTCTTCATGGCACGCTTGAGTCGCGCCCTGCCCTTCTCCGTGACGGTCCACGGCCAGTTGCCGCAACGGCCGATGCTGTGGGTCAGCAATCATGTGTCCTGGACCGATATCCCACTGTTGGGCATGCTCACGCCGTTGTCGTTCCTGTCCAAGGCCGAAGTGCGCACCTGGCCGGTGGCCGGATGGCTGGCGGCCAAGGCAGGCAGCCTGTTCATCCGCCGTGGCTCGGGCGACAGCCAGTTGATCCGCAAACAGATGAGCCGCCATTTGGAACAGGCCCATCCATTGCTGATGTTCCCCGAAGGCACCACCACCGATGGGCGTTCCTTGCGTACGTTTCATGGGCGCTTGTTGTCGGCGGCCATTGACGCCGATGTCGCCTTGCAACCCGTGGCGATCCGTTACCTGCGCAACGGCGAACCTGACTCGCTGGCGCCGTTCATTGGCGATGATGACTTGCTGTCACACCTGATGCGCTTGTTTGCCAATGACCGGGGCGACGTGCACATCCACCTGCTGCAACCCATCGCCTGCCACGGCCAGGAACGCGCGGCCCTGGCGTTCCAGGCACAACAGGCGGTGCACAAGGCGTTGTTCGGCGTGACTCCGGAGAAACAGCAGGCGCCGGTGCGGCCTGCAGCGATTGCAGCTTGA
- a CDS encoding ACP phosphodiesterase, producing MNYLAHLHLGGPGREQLLGSLYGDFVKGPLQGLYDPQIEAAIALHRRIDMYTDRHPLVDIALSRFSTVRRRYAGIVLDVFFDHCLARDWTLYDEGPLADFTARVYQVLGTEAQLPGRLAQIAPYMAANDWLGSYQKFEVLGQVLRGISRRLSRPEELAGAMEELVRLYEPLSEDFRLFYPQLQDFAQNQTTSPI from the coding sequence ATGAACTATCTCGCGCACCTGCACCTCGGCGGCCCTGGCCGGGAACAATTGCTCGGCAGTCTCTACGGCGACTTCGTCAAGGGACCGCTGCAAGGACTGTACGATCCGCAGATCGAGGCGGCGATTGCCTTGCACCGACGCATCGACATGTACACCGACCGCCATCCCTTGGTGGACATCGCCCTGTCGCGCTTTTCCACGGTGCGCAGGCGTTATGCCGGGATCGTGCTCGACGTGTTTTTCGACCATTGCCTGGCTCGGGACTGGACGCTATACGACGAAGGGCCGCTGGCGGATTTCACCGCTCGGGTCTATCAGGTACTCGGCACCGAAGCGCAGTTGCCCGGGCGGCTGGCGCAAATCGCACCTTATATGGCGGCGAATGACTGGCTGGGGTCTTATCAGAAATTCGAGGTGCTGGGGCAGGTACTGCGCGGCATTTCCCGACGCCTGTCCCGGCCGGAGGAATTGGCTGGGGCGATGGAGGAACTGGTCAGGCTTTATGAACCGTTGAGCGAAGACTTTCGGTTGTTCTATCCGCAATTGCAGGACTTTGCGCAAAACCAAACCACATCACCGATCTAA
- a CDS encoding ArsR/SmtB family transcription factor has translation MTLDLDDIIKALAHPVRRDILNWLKDPKVQFPEQLHNHEFGICAGQIDQRCGLSQSTVSAHLAVLQRAGLITSQKVGQWHFFKRNEEVIQQFLKQMSQEL, from the coding sequence ATGACCCTCGACCTCGACGACATTATCAAAGCCCTGGCGCACCCGGTCAGGCGAGACATTCTCAACTGGCTCAAAGACCCCAAGGTCCAGTTCCCGGAACAGTTGCACAACCACGAATTCGGCATCTGCGCCGGGCAGATCGACCAGCGCTGCGGCCTGTCGCAGTCCACCGTGTCGGCGCACTTGGCGGTATTGCAACGGGCGGGGCTGATCACCAGCCAGAAAGTCGGTCAATGGCATTTCTTCAAGCGCAACGAGGAAGTGATCCAGCAATTTCTCAAGCAAATGAGCCAAGAGCTCTGA
- a CDS encoding MFS transporter: protein MPLSLFILALSAFAIGTTEFVIMGLLPDVAADLGVSIPGAGWLVTGYALGVAIGAPFMALATARLPRKAALVTLMGIFIVGNLLCAIASDYNVLMFARVVTALCHGAFFGIGSVVAAGLVAPNKRASAVALMFTGLTLANVLGVPLGTALGQQAGWRSTFWAVTVIGVVALIGLIRFLPAKRDEEKLDMRSELVALKGAGLWLSLSMTALFSASVFTLFTYVAPLLGEVTGVSPRGVTWTLVLIGLGLTLGNIIGGKLADKSLANTLMGVFLTMAVVSTVLSWTSVALIPTEITLFLWATACFAAVPALQVNVVTFGKDAPNLVSTLNIGAFNIGNALGAWVGGSVIDHGLGLTSVPLAAGALAVLALLVTLITFRQGGNAELATATR from the coding sequence ATGCCTCTCTCACTCTTCATCCTGGCCCTGAGCGCCTTCGCCATCGGTACCACCGAGTTCGTCATCATGGGCTTGTTGCCCGATGTGGCGGCCGACCTGGGCGTCTCGATACCCGGCGCCGGCTGGCTGGTGACCGGCTATGCCCTGGGCGTGGCCATTGGCGCACCGTTCATGGCGCTGGCCACCGCACGCTTGCCACGCAAGGCTGCCCTGGTGACCCTGATGGGAATTTTCATCGTCGGCAACCTGCTCTGCGCCATCGCCAGCGATTACAACGTGCTGATGTTCGCCCGGGTCGTCACCGCCCTGTGCCACGGTGCGTTCTTCGGCATCGGCTCGGTGGTGGCCGCCGGCCTGGTCGCCCCCAACAAGCGCGCTTCGGCCGTGGCCCTGATGTTCACCGGCCTGACCCTGGCCAACGTGCTCGGCGTCCCGCTGGGCACCGCGTTGGGCCAACAAGCCGGCTGGCGTTCGACCTTCTGGGCGGTGACGGTCATTGGCGTGGTGGCGCTGATCGGTCTGATCCGCTTCTTGCCGGCCAAGCGCGATGAAGAAAAACTCGACATGCGCTCGGAATTGGTCGCGCTCAAGGGAGCCGGCCTGTGGCTGTCCCTGAGCATGACCGCGCTGTTCTCCGCCTCGGTCTTCACCCTGTTCACCTACGTCGCCCCGCTGCTGGGCGAGGTGACCGGCGTATCGCCCCGTGGCGTGACCTGGACCCTGGTGTTGATCGGCCTGGGCCTGACCTTGGGCAACATCATCGGCGGCAAGCTGGCGGACAAGAGCCTGGCGAACACGCTAATGGGTGTCTTCCTCACCATGGCCGTGGTCTCCACCGTCCTGAGCTGGACCAGCGTGGCGCTGATCCCCACGGAAATCACCCTGTTCCTCTGGGCCACCGCCTGCTTCGCCGCCGTGCCGGCCTTGCAAGTCAACGTGGTGACCTTCGGCAAAGATGCGCCGAACCTGGTTTCGACGCTGAACATCGGCGCCTTCAACATCGGCAATGCCTTGGGCGCCTGGGTCGGCGGCAGCGTCATCGACCACGGCCTCGGCCTCACCTCCGTGCCCCTGGCCGCCGGTGCGCTGGCCGTGCTGGCACTGCTGGTGACGCTGATCACTTTCCGCCAGGGCGGCAATGCCGAACTGGCTACGGCAACTCGTTGA
- a CDS encoding alkene reductase has product MATIFDPIKLGDIELKNRIIMAPLTRCRADEGRVPNALMAEYYVQRASAGLILSEATSVTPMGVGYPDTPGIWSNDQVRGWSNVTKAIHGAGGKIFLQLWHVGRISHPSYLNGEAPVAPSAIQPKGHVSLVRPLADYPTPRALETAEIADIVDAYRVGAENAKAAGFDGVEIHGANGYLLDQFLQSSTNQRTDNYGGSLENRARLLLEVTDAVIEVWGAGRVGMHLAPRADSHDMGDENRLETFSYVARELGKRGIAFICSREKEGDDSIGPQLKQAFGGVYIANERFTKDSANAWLAEGKADAVAFGVPFIANPDLPARLKADAPLNEPHPETFYGKGPVGYIDYPVL; this is encoded by the coding sequence ATGGCGACTATTTTCGACCCGATCAAACTCGGCGATATCGAGCTGAAAAACCGTATCATCATGGCTCCGCTCACCCGCTGCCGCGCCGATGAAGGCCGTGTGCCCAACGCCCTGATGGCCGAGTACTACGTACAACGTGCCTCCGCCGGCCTGATCCTCAGCGAAGCGACTTCCGTCACGCCGATGGGCGTGGGCTACCCGGATACCCCGGGCATCTGGTCCAACGACCAGGTGCGCGGCTGGAGCAACGTGACCAAGGCGATCCATGGCGCCGGCGGCAAGATATTTCTGCAACTGTGGCACGTCGGCCGGATCTCGCATCCGTCCTACCTGAACGGCGAAGCGCCGGTGGCGCCGAGCGCCATCCAGCCCAAGGGCCATGTCAGCCTGGTGCGCCCACTGGCCGATTACCCAACCCCACGCGCACTGGAAACCGCTGAGATCGCCGATATCGTCGATGCCTACCGTGTGGGCGCCGAGAACGCCAAGGCCGCCGGTTTCGACGGCGTGGAAATCCACGGTGCCAACGGCTACCTGCTCGACCAGTTCCTGCAAAGCAGCACCAACCAGCGCACCGACAACTATGGCGGCTCCCTGGAAAACCGTGCCCGCCTGTTGTTGGAAGTGACCGACGCGGTCATCGAGGTCTGGGGTGCCGGCCGGGTTGGCATGCACCTGGCGCCACGCGCCGACTCCCATGACATGGGCGATGAGAACCGTCTGGAGACGTTCAGCTACGTAGCCCGCGAGCTGGGCAAGCGCGGCATCGCCTTTATCTGCTCCCGCGAGAAGGAAGGCGACGACAGCATCGGCCCGCAACTCAAGCAGGCATTCGGCGGCGTGTACATCGCCAACGAACGTTTCACCAAGGACAGCGCCAACGCCTGGCTGGCCGAGGGCAAGGCCGATGCCGTCGCCTTCGGTGTGCCCTTCATTGCCAACCCGGACCTGCCGGCACGCTTGAAGGCCGATGCACCATTGAACGAGCCGCATCCGGAAACCTTCTACGGTAAAGGGCCGGTAGGTTATATCGATTACCCGGTACTGTAA
- a CDS encoding TetR family transcriptional regulator produces MVRRTKEEALETRSQILEAAEKAFFERGVARTTLADIATLAGVTRGAIYWHFSNKADLLQAMLDTLHEPLDDLARASENEEELDPLGCVRKLLVRLFQQVALDPKTRRINEILFHKCEFTDEMCDLRQQRRQVSLDCNVRIALSLRNAVNRGQLPEDLDPERAAIAVHAYIDGILYQWLLAPDSFALAGEAERWVEIGLDMLRQSPSLRK; encoded by the coding sequence ATGGTCCGTCGTACCAAAGAGGAAGCCCTGGAGACTCGCAGCCAGATCCTCGAAGCGGCTGAAAAAGCCTTTTTCGAGCGAGGCGTGGCGCGCACGACCCTGGCAGATATCGCGACGCTGGCCGGCGTGACGCGAGGAGCCATCTACTGGCACTTCAGCAACAAGGCCGACTTGCTCCAGGCCATGCTCGATACCTTGCATGAGCCGCTCGATGACCTGGCACGTGCCAGTGAAAATGAGGAAGAGCTGGACCCGCTGGGCTGTGTCCGCAAGCTGTTGGTGCGGTTGTTTCAACAGGTGGCCCTGGACCCGAAGACCCGGCGCATTAATGAAATTCTGTTCCATAAGTGCGAATTCACCGATGAAATGTGCGATCTGCGCCAGCAGCGGCGCCAGGTCAGCCTCGACTGTAATGTGCGTATTGCCTTGTCGTTGCGCAATGCGGTGAATCGCGGCCAGTTGCCGGAAGACCTGGATCCCGAAAGGGCGGCGATTGCCGTGCATGCCTACATCGATGGCATCCTCTACCAGTGGTTGCTGGCCCCCGACAGCTTCGCGTTGGCCGGTGAGGCTGAGCGCTGGGTGGAGATCGGGCTGGATATGCTGCGTCAGAGCCCTAGCCTGCGCAAATGA